A genomic window from Lycium barbarum isolate Lr01 chromosome 4, ASM1917538v2, whole genome shotgun sequence includes:
- the LOC132636706 gene encoding polyamine oxidase 2-like isoform X2 has protein sequence MAGLAAARALHDESFQVVVLESRDRIGGRVHTDYSFGFPVDLGASWLHGVCNENPLAPLIGKLGLPLYRTSGDNSVLYDHDLESYGLFDMEGNQVPQDLVSKVGETFESILKETGKIRQEFSEDMSISRAISMVFERRPDLRLNGLAHKVLQWYLCRMEGWFAADADTISLKCWDQEELLPGGHGLMVRGYKPVINTLAKGLDIRLNHRVTEVSRRYNGVKVTVEDGSTFVADAAIIAIPLGVLKSNCIKFEPRLPEWKEAAIKELGVGIENKIILHFQDVFWPNVEFLGVVAESSYECSYFLNLHKATGHNVLVYMPAGQLARDTGKLSDEAAADFAFTQLKRILPNATAPIQYLVSHWGTDIHSLGSYSYDTVGKPHDLYERLRIPVDNLFFAGEATSADYPGSVHGAYSTGLLAAEDCRMRVLERHGELDIFQPVMGEETLIPILISRM, from the exons ATGGCAGGCCTTGCAGCTGCTCGGGCTCTTCATGACGAGTCATTTCAG GTGGTTGTGCTAGAATCACGAGATAGAATTGGAGGCCGAGTTCACactgattattcttttggttttCCTGTTGACTTGGGTGCATCATG GTTGCATGGCGTCTGCAATGAGAATCCTTTGGCACCTCTTATTGGAAAACTAGGATTGCCTCTCTATCGAACAAGTGGTGACAATTCAGTTTTGTACGACCATGATCTGGAAAG TTATGGGCTTTTTGATATGGAGGGTAATCAAGTGCCCCAGGACTTAGTCTCAAAGGTTGGCGAGACTTTTGAGAGCATTTTGAAGGAG ACTGGTAAAATTAGGCAAGAATTCAGTGAAGACATGTCTATCAGTCGTGCTATATCAATGGTTTTTGAAAGGAGACCCGATTTAAG GTTGAATGGCCTCGCTCATAAGGTGTTGCAGTGGTACCTATGCAGAATGGAAGGCTGGTTTGCTGCAGATGCGGATACCATATCACTCAAGTGTTGGGACCAG GAAGAATTGCTACCTGGTGGGCATGGTCTTATGGTCCGGGGATATAAACCTGTCATCAATACACTAGCAAAAGGGCTTGACATTCGCTTAAATCACAG GGTTACAGAAGTTTCTAGACGTTATAATGGTGTGAAGGTAACAGTTGAGGATGGGAGTACTTTTGTAGCTGATGCTGCCATTATTGCTATTCCTCTTGGTGTTCTAAAATCAAATTGCATCAAGTTTGAACCAAGATTACCTGAATGGAAAGAGGCTGCCATTAAAGAACTTGGTGTAGGAATTGAGAACAAGATTATTTTGCACTTTCAAGATGTGTTCTGGCCAAATGTTGAGTTCTTGGGAGTAGTTGCAGAAAGCTCATATGAGTGCAGTTACTTTCTTAATCTTCACAAGGCCACTGGCCATAATGTCCTTGTTTATATGCCTGCTGGGCAACTGGCCCGTGACACTGGGAAACTGTCTGATGAGGCTGCTGCTGATTTTGCATTTACACAACTTAAGAGGATTCTTCCCAATGCGACTGCTCCT ATTCAGTATCTTGTTTCTCATTGGGGTACAGACATACACTCACTGGGATCATATAGCTATGATACAGTAGGGAAGCCGCATGATTTATATGAAAGGCTTAGAATACCAGTAGATAACCTATTCTTTGCTGGGGAGGCAACGAGTGCAGATTACCCGGGTTCCGTGCACGGTGCATATTCAACTGGATTATTAGCTGCTGAGGACTGCAGGATGCGTGTCCTAGAACGACATGGAGAGTTGGATATTTTCCAGCCGGTCATGGGTGAGGAAACACTTATTCCCATTTTGATATCCAGAATGTAA
- the LOC132636705 gene encoding protein DETOXIFICATION 41 encodes MEDQHPLLPSILHSTPNLSDMSSDEIEEFLEHKNVTFKGYLKLFTWESRLLWLLSGAVIVVLIFNYMLGFVTLMFVGHLGSLELAGASIASVGIQGLAYGVMLGMASAVETVCGQAYGAKRYAVMGVICQRAIILHLGAALVLSFPYWFSGPLLKAIGQSETISEQGELFARGLILQLYAFAISCPMQRFLQAQNIVNPLAYIAVSVFLVHVLITWLVVEVLEYGLFGAALAQSFSWWLLVIAQGLYVVFSPSCKETWTGFSMNAFNSIWPYFKLTVASAVMLCLEIWYFQGLVLVSGLLPNAAISLDSISICMNYWNWDLQCMLGLAAAASVRVSNELGAGHPRVAKFSVVVVNMTSIMFSTILCIIVLIFRVGLSKLFTSDSQVIETVSHLTPLLAISVWLNGIQPILSGVAVGSGWQAVVADVNLATYYFIGLPIGCILGFKTSLQAAGIWWGMIVGVILQTCTLFILTARTNWNTEVAKAADRLNEAGNRESEDLADSP; translated from the exons ATGGAGGACCAACATCCATTGCTCCCTAGTATACTTCATTCAACACCTAATTTATCAGACATGTCATCGGACGAAATCGAAGAGTTCTTGGAACACAAGAATGTGACTTTCAAAGGGTATCTCAAGTTGTTTACATGGGAATCAAGACTACTTTGGCTTCTGTCAGGGGCTGTTATTGTAGTGTTGATATTTAACTACATGCTTGGCTTTGTTACACTTATGTTTGTTGGACATTTAGGTTCGTTGGAGTTAGCTGGTGCTTCCATTGCTAGTGTGGGAATTCAAGGCCTTGCTTATGGTGTCATG TTGGGCATGGCAAGTGCTGTTGAGACAGTTTGTGGCCAAGCATATGGAGCAAAAAGATATGCAGTTATGGGAGTGATATGCCAAAGAGCAATTATACTTCACCTTGGAGCAGCTTTAGTCCTCTCATTCCCTTACTGGTTCTCTGGGCCATTGCTTAAAGCAATAGGCCAATCAGAGACCATATCTGAGCAAGGCGAGTTATTCGCCCGCGGATTGATCCTTCAGCTCTATGCATTTGCTATTAGTTGTCCAATGCAGAGGTTTCTGCAGGCACAGAACATTGTCAATCCTTTGGCTTATATAGCGGTTTCCGTATTCCTTGTGCATGTTCTGATAACTTGGCTTGTGGTTGAGGTCTTGGAATATGGTCTATTCGGAGCTGCCCTCGCGCAGAGCTTCTCGTGGTGGCTTTTGGTCATCGCGCAAGGTCTTTATGTCGTTTTTAGTCCTTCGTGCAAAGAAACTTGGACTGGTTTCTCTATGAATGCTTTCAATAGCATTTGGCCTTACTTCAAGCTAACTGTTGCCTCTGCTGTCATGTTATG CTTGGAGATATGGTACTTCCAAGGCCTGGTGCTTGTATCAGGGCTACTTCCCAATGCTGCAATCTCACTAGACTCAATTTCTATTtg CATGAATTACTGGAACTGGGATTTGCAATGTATGTTGGGACTAGCAGCTGCAGCCAG TGTTCGAGTTAGTAATGAGCTTGGAGCAGGACATCCGAGGGTCGCCAAGTTTTCAGTGGTTGTAGTGAACATGACCAGTATCATGTTCAGTACAATTCTCTGCATTATTGTGCTGATATTCAGAGTTGGATTAAGCAAACTCTTTACAAGTGACTCTCAAGTCATTGAAACTGTCTCTCATTTGACTCCATTACTTGCCATTTCTGTTTGGTTGAATGGCATTCAGCCTATTCTCTCAG GTGTGGCTGTTGGCAGTGGATGGCAAGCAGTGGTAGCAGATGTCAATCTAGCTACTTATTATTTTATTGGCCTCCCAATTGGATGTATTCTTGGCTTCAAAACAAGTTTGCAAGCAGCA GGAATATGGTGGGGGATGATTGTTGGAGTTATCCTACAAACATGCACCTTGTTTATTTTAACTGCCAGAACAAACTGGAATACTGAG GTTGCAAAAGCTGCTGATCGCTTGAACGAAGCTGGAAATCGAGAGAGTGAAGATCTCGCAGACAGCCCTTGA
- the LOC132636710 gene encoding 1-aminocyclopropane-1-carboxylate oxidase homolog — protein MAASSTQQNHASFQKDYDKQSELKAFDDTKAGVKGLIDAGITKVPQIFIHPEALEKKTSINPNKTHFTFPLIDLYNINKNPIKHKEIVKQIQEALETWGFFQVINHGVPVSVLDEMLRGARRFHEQGVDIKKPYYSRDVARKVMYNCNFDLFSHKALAANWRDSLYSVMAPNPAMPEELPETCREITIEYSDHVMKLGYTLVELLSEGLGLKPNHLKEMGCAEGLGILCNYYPSCPQPELAIGTSRHADNDFFTMLLQDDIGGLQVFHENQWVDVPPTHGALIINIGDILQLISNDKYKSIEHRVLANKIGPRISVASFFSTGPSTSSRIYGPIEELLSKDNPPKYRATTMKDFFEYSNKKGLDGNSNLSHYKII, from the exons ATGGCTGCCTCCAgtacacaacaaaatcatgcttCTTTCCAAAAAGACTATGACAAACAGAGTGAACTAAAAGCCTTTGATGACACAAAAGCTGGAGTCAAAGGTCTTATTGATGCTGGAATTACAAAAGTACCTCAAATATTCATCCATCCAGAAGCCTTAGAAAAAAAAACCTCAATAAATCCCAATAAAACACATTTCACTTTCCCATTAATAGACCTCTACAACATCAACAAAAATCCAATCAAGCACAAAGAAATAGTCAAACAAATTCAAGAAGCATTAGAGACATGGGGTTTCTTCCAAGTGATCAATCATGGTGTTCCAGTGTCAGTCCTCGACGAAATGTTGCGTGGGGCACGACGTTTTCACGAGCAAGGTGTCGATATCAAGAAGCCATACTACAGTCGAGATGTTGCGAGGAAGGTGATGTACAATTGCAATTTTGATCTGTTTAGTCATAAAGCTCTTGCAGCAAATTGGAGAGACTCACTTTATTCTGTTATGGCTCCAAATCCTGCTATGCCTGAGGAATTACCTGAGACTTGCAG GGAAATTACAATTGAATACTCAGATCATGTGATGAAATTGGGATACACATTGGTTGAGTTATTATCAGAGGGACTTGGTCTCAAACCTAACCATCTCAAAGAAATGGGCTGTGCTGAGGGACTAGGCATTTTGTGCAATTACTACCCTTCATGCCCACAACCAGAACTTGCAATTGGCACGAGTAGACATGCTGATAATGATTTTTTCACAATGCTCTTGCAAGATGATATTGGTGGACTTCAAGTTTTTCATGAGAATCAATGGGTTGATGTTCCTCCTACTCATGGAGCTTTAATTATCAACATTGGAGACATTCTTCAG ctTATATCAAATGACAAGTATAAAAGCATAGAGCACAGAGTATTGGCAAATAAAATTGGTCCAAGAATATCAGTAGCAAGCTTCTTCAGCACAGGGCCATCCACATCTTCAAGAATTTATGGACCTATTGAGGAGTTATTATCAAAAGACAATCCTCCAAAGTATAGAGCAACTACAATGAAGGACTTCTTTGAATACTCCAACAAAAAAGGACTTGATGGCAATTCTAATTTGTCTCACTACAAAATAATCTGA
- the LOC132636706 gene encoding polyamine oxidase 2-like isoform X1, with amino-acid sequence MDPQNKSNRQLQRAPCFSNAGRRYVASPSVIVIGGGMAGLAAARALHDESFQVVVLESRDRIGGRVHTDYSFGFPVDLGASWLHGVCNENPLAPLIGKLGLPLYRTSGDNSVLYDHDLESYGLFDMEGNQVPQDLVSKVGETFESILKETGKIRQEFSEDMSISRAISMVFERRPDLRLNGLAHKVLQWYLCRMEGWFAADADTISLKCWDQEELLPGGHGLMVRGYKPVINTLAKGLDIRLNHRVTEVSRRYNGVKVTVEDGSTFVADAAIIAIPLGVLKSNCIKFEPRLPEWKEAAIKELGVGIENKIILHFQDVFWPNVEFLGVVAESSYECSYFLNLHKATGHNVLVYMPAGQLARDTGKLSDEAAADFAFTQLKRILPNATAPIQYLVSHWGTDIHSLGSYSYDTVGKPHDLYERLRIPVDNLFFAGEATSADYPGSVHGAYSTGLLAAEDCRMRVLERHGELDIFQPVMGEETLIPILISRM; translated from the exons ATGGATCCTCAAAACAAGAGTAATCGTCAGCTTCAAAGAG CTCCTTGCTTCTCAAATGCTGGACGGAGGTATGTGGCTTCGCCATCTGTCATTGTAATAGGTGGTGGTATGGCAGGCCTTGCAGCTGCTCGGGCTCTTCATGACGAGTCATTTCAG GTGGTTGTGCTAGAATCACGAGATAGAATTGGAGGCCGAGTTCACactgattattcttttggttttCCTGTTGACTTGGGTGCATCATG GTTGCATGGCGTCTGCAATGAGAATCCTTTGGCACCTCTTATTGGAAAACTAGGATTGCCTCTCTATCGAACAAGTGGTGACAATTCAGTTTTGTACGACCATGATCTGGAAAG TTATGGGCTTTTTGATATGGAGGGTAATCAAGTGCCCCAGGACTTAGTCTCAAAGGTTGGCGAGACTTTTGAGAGCATTTTGAAGGAG ACTGGTAAAATTAGGCAAGAATTCAGTGAAGACATGTCTATCAGTCGTGCTATATCAATGGTTTTTGAAAGGAGACCCGATTTAAG GTTGAATGGCCTCGCTCATAAGGTGTTGCAGTGGTACCTATGCAGAATGGAAGGCTGGTTTGCTGCAGATGCGGATACCATATCACTCAAGTGTTGGGACCAG GAAGAATTGCTACCTGGTGGGCATGGTCTTATGGTCCGGGGATATAAACCTGTCATCAATACACTAGCAAAAGGGCTTGACATTCGCTTAAATCACAG GGTTACAGAAGTTTCTAGACGTTATAATGGTGTGAAGGTAACAGTTGAGGATGGGAGTACTTTTGTAGCTGATGCTGCCATTATTGCTATTCCTCTTGGTGTTCTAAAATCAAATTGCATCAAGTTTGAACCAAGATTACCTGAATGGAAAGAGGCTGCCATTAAAGAACTTGGTGTAGGAATTGAGAACAAGATTATTTTGCACTTTCAAGATGTGTTCTGGCCAAATGTTGAGTTCTTGGGAGTAGTTGCAGAAAGCTCATATGAGTGCAGTTACTTTCTTAATCTTCACAAGGCCACTGGCCATAATGTCCTTGTTTATATGCCTGCTGGGCAACTGGCCCGTGACACTGGGAAACTGTCTGATGAGGCTGCTGCTGATTTTGCATTTACACAACTTAAGAGGATTCTTCCCAATGCGACTGCTCCT ATTCAGTATCTTGTTTCTCATTGGGGTACAGACATACACTCACTGGGATCATATAGCTATGATACAGTAGGGAAGCCGCATGATTTATATGAAAGGCTTAGAATACCAGTAGATAACCTATTCTTTGCTGGGGAGGCAACGAGTGCAGATTACCCGGGTTCCGTGCACGGTGCATATTCAACTGGATTATTAGCTGCTGAGGACTGCAGGATGCGTGTCCTAGAACGACATGGAGAGTTGGATATTTTCCAGCCGGTCATGGGTGAGGAAACACTTATTCCCATTTTGATATCCAGAATGTAA